The Nitrosopumilus cobalaminigenes genome contains a region encoding:
- a CDS encoding radical SAM protein, whose amino-acid sequence MLEQLVGDSQALDRALAGEELSYKDGLELMNYDNLHLLGAVADNTRKKLVDDTVTFAASYYMNYTNVCAASCQMCAFYRKEGADDAYTLTPQEIETRVGIAKQMGATEVHIVGGFHPSLPLEYYEDMMRTIKKSHPQLNIKALTAAEIYFLSKLTKNSTKEILSRLKDAGLDSMPGGGAELFHPDIRGKIVRGKCTGQQWLDVIEEAHNMDIKSNVTMLYGHIEKPEHVVDHLIKVRELQKKTNGFLTLIPLKFSLDNTELEQEHLVNNECSSVYDLRIVALSRLMLANVLNNISVYWVAYGKKLAQVALSNGGNDLVGTAFSEEIYKAAGKATSSSVDELATMVKEIGRSPAQRNTHFDILKKF is encoded by the coding sequence ATGTTAGAACAACTAGTTGGAGATTCTCAAGCTTTAGATCGTGCATTAGCAGGTGAGGAACTCTCTTACAAAGATGGTCTTGAATTAATGAACTATGATAATTTACATTTACTTGGTGCAGTAGCAGACAATACCCGAAAAAAACTAGTTGATGATACTGTAACTTTTGCAGCATCATACTACATGAATTACACCAATGTCTGTGCTGCTAGTTGCCAGATGTGTGCCTTTTACAGAAAAGAGGGTGCAGATGATGCATACACTTTGACTCCTCAAGAAATTGAAACTAGAGTTGGAATTGCAAAACAGATGGGTGCAACCGAAGTTCACATTGTCGGCGGATTTCATCCATCATTACCTTTAGAATATTATGAAGACATGATGAGGACCATCAAAAAGAGTCATCCTCAATTAAACATCAAAGCATTGACTGCAGCTGAGATTTACTTTTTATCAAAATTAACAAAAAATTCTACCAAAGAAATTTTATCTCGTCTAAAGGATGCTGGACTTGATTCGATGCCTGGCGGTGGAGCCGAACTGTTCCATCCTGATATTCGAGGAAAGATAGTTCGTGGAAAATGTACTGGGCAACAATGGCTTGATGTTATTGAAGAGGCCCATAATATGGATATCAAAAGTAACGTAACTATGCTTTACGGACACATTGAAAAACCTGAACATGTTGTAGACCATCTAATCAAAGTACGCGAATTACAAAAGAAGACAAATGGTTTTCTTACTTTGATTCCTTTGAAATTTAGTTTGGATAACACTGAATTAGAACAAGAACATTTGGTGAATAATGAATGCTCTTCAGTTTATGATTTGAGAATAGTTGCACTATCTAGACTGATGCTTGCAAATGTTCTAAACAACATTTCAGTATACTGGGTTGCATATGGTAAAAAGTTGGCTCAAGTTGCATTATCTAATGGCGGTAATGATTTGGTAGGAACTGCTTTCTCTGAGGAAATTTACAAAGCTGCAGGAAAAGCAACATCTTCATCAGTTGATGAATTGGCAACAATGGTAAAAGAAATTGGTCGCAGCCCTGCACAAAGAAATACTCATTTTGATATTTTGAAAAAATTCTAA
- a CDS encoding tetratricopeptide repeat protein, producing the protein MGEIEDLVKKGQSLMDDGKYDDALGCFEQALLLNQDDPDLWNNKGIALRSLGRYEESMYCFNKSLEIEPRDKYSS; encoded by the coding sequence ATGGGCGAAATTGAAGATCTTGTCAAGAAAGGACAGTCCTTAATGGATGATGGAAAATATGATGATGCTCTAGGGTGTTTTGAGCAAGCACTTCTTTTGAATCAGGATGATCCTGATTTATGGAATAACAAAGGAATCGCATTACGCAGTCTAGGACGATACGAAGAGTCTATGTACTGTTTTAACAAATCATTAGAAATTGAGCCTCGAGACAAATATTCCTCATAA
- a CDS encoding MTH1187 family thiamine-binding protein, which produces MIQAEISIYPMATKTTSASFYIAKAIESIQKIENLRYEINPMGTILESDDIDVINTASKQMMETVHNLGIARVEVIIKIDSRRDKHVKMEEKLDSIKKQMS; this is translated from the coding sequence TTGATTCAAGCAGAAATTAGCATTTATCCGATGGCGACCAAAACCACCAGTGCCAGTTTTTACATCGCAAAGGCAATTGAATCAATCCAAAAAATAGAGAATCTAAGATATGAGATCAATCCAATGGGGACAATTTTAGAATCAGATGATATCGATGTGATAAATACGGCCAGTAAACAAATGATGGAAACAGTTCACAATCTAGGCATAGCAAGAGTCGAGGTAATTATCAAAATAGATTCGAGACGAGACAAACACGTCAAGATGGAAGAAAAGTTGGATTCCATTAAAAAACAGATGAGTTAG
- a CDS encoding DnaJ domain-containing protein, with the protein MDKFSIFVISVIIFGTMQIAYAQEKNLDMELEVSDEEKIILFSGFAIAVIGLFLFLARDIILRRKTSYDKEELESKKDKTFEKYHSDWGDDYEELGHRSNTKEDKEFRDALNNDELPNYYEIIGVEKDATPEEIKKKFRELAKKTHPDKTKEDSEEEMAELNKAYEILSDKELREKYDRYFKVD; encoded by the coding sequence ATGGACAAGTTCAGTATTTTTGTAATTTCAGTAATTATCTTTGGAACAATGCAAATAGCATATGCCCAAGAAAAGAATCTAGATATGGAATTAGAAGTAAGTGATGAAGAAAAAATAATTCTATTTTCAGGTTTTGCAATTGCAGTGATTGGTCTCTTTTTATTTTTAGCCAGAGACATCATACTAAGGAGAAAGACATCCTATGATAAAGAAGAATTAGAATCAAAAAAAGACAAAACATTTGAAAAATACCATTCTGATTGGGGAGATGACTATGAAGAACTAGGACATAGAAGTAATACGAAAGAAGACAAAGAATTCAGAGATGCATTAAACAATGACGAATTACCAAACTATTATGAAATAATCGGAGTTGAAAAAGATGCAACACCTGAAGAAATCAAAAAGAAATTCAGAGAACTTGCAAAAAAGACACATCCTGATAAGACGAAAGAAGATTCAGAAGAAGAGATGGCAGAATTAAACAAAGCATATGAGATATTATCAGACAAAGAACTCAGAGAAAAATACGACAGGTATTTCAAAGTAGATTAA
- a CDS encoding Lrp/AsnC family transcriptional regulator, whose product MTLDETDEKILKNLLVDARQSARQLALKLGMSTVTVLSRIKKLEKEKIIKGYTAIIDHEKIGYSLTAIIEIMAKNDKVVDIEDEISKFENVCGVYDITGSTDTIIIAKFKERNELSKFVKGLAAIPNVENTITHVVLNTAKEDFRLS is encoded by the coding sequence ATGACCCTAGATGAGACAGATGAAAAGATTCTCAAAAATTTACTAGTTGATGCAAGACAATCAGCTAGACAACTTGCACTCAAACTAGGAATGTCTACAGTGACAGTTCTATCAAGGATTAAGAAATTGGAAAAAGAGAAGATCATCAAAGGATATACTGCAATAATTGATCATGAAAAAATAGGATATTCACTAACTGCAATAATTGAGATCATGGCAAAAAATGACAAGGTGGTAGATATTGAAGATGAAATTTCAAAATTTGAAAATGTCTGTGGAGTATATGACATTACAGGCTCAACTGACACAATAATTATTGCAAAGTTCAAAGAAAGAAACGAATTAAGCAAGTTTGTAAAGGGTCTAGCAGCCATTCCTAACGTGGAAAACACAATAACACATGTGGTACTAAATACTGCAAAAGAAGATTTTAGATTATCATAG
- a CDS encoding tetratricopeptide repeat protein — protein sequence MSNEIERLLVQALECVEDGNYSDALKLYDLALKEEPANANVLIDKGATLQNMGKLKLAIKSYDKALEISPDNIDALLNKGATLHSDEKYLEAIDCYDTALKIDKKCAMALAYKGLSLGEMGELKDAIKHFKKALSIDKDYHLASISKDLAQELLKSIQEKKSKTQ from the coding sequence GTGAGTAATGAAATTGAGAGGCTGCTTGTTCAAGCTCTAGAATGTGTAGAGGATGGAAACTATTCTGATGCTTTGAAATTATATGATTTGGCCCTAAAAGAAGAACCTGCTAATGCTAATGTGTTAATTGACAAAGGGGCAACTCTACAAAATATGGGCAAACTCAAACTTGCAATTAAATCATATGACAAAGCACTTGAAATTTCCCCTGATAATATTGATGCATTACTAAACAAGGGGGCCACTTTGCATTCAGATGAAAAATACTTGGAAGCAATTGACTGTTATGACACTGCTTTGAAAATTGATAAAAAATGCGCCATGGCACTTGCGTACAAGGGTCTCTCATTGGGAGAGATGGGGGAATTAAAAGATGCAATCAAACATTTCAAAAAGGCTTTATCTATTGACAAAGATTACCATTTGGCAAGTATTTCAAAAGATCTTGCTCAGGAATTACTAAAATCTATTCAAGAAAAAAAATCTAAAACACAGTAA
- a CDS encoding HD domain-containing protein — MRNEILSLMVENGLEDDCYVEMLDYTIELFESQGLGTEYYGYHNINHELEVTYVSLLANKQKKIEFTPEDLKYLYVAALFHDFDPQKSVDKPHEESVLKFISMDRKLRQLINDAKIDLEIIKVLILRTTYPWSGKLKENAEIQIKQSFDSSDLTRNNLPYQEHIMEMGWYLSVVDRISGYALGDFAKAMEMAKMNAHALAWRPSLIVRSAVAYFEELLNKETDMAKGILKVLPKEMRKNFFDTVLSFMKIRQQEITIQANYSYENLKMIPTIESMATREDPKFIKTLYEIFLELPTPLQFEKENFEKSLKDPQVIINTLRLNDKDGEIIGFSKGGPLENYKLREEIRDENYGIGNTIFLEPLALKMGYWGLKGGSEMRHLFIMQANSMKYKFMSSFALRDVIRARIDKEQAEFVTLFDPERWDYYRIKV, encoded by the coding sequence ATGAGAAATGAAATTCTCAGTCTGATGGTAGAAAACGGTTTAGAAGATGACTGTTATGTAGAAATGCTAGATTACACTATAGAATTGTTTGAAAGTCAAGGTCTTGGAACAGAATATTATGGATATCACAATATCAATCACGAATTAGAAGTAACATATGTTTCACTTTTAGCAAACAAACAAAAGAAAATTGAATTTACCCCAGAGGATCTAAAGTATCTATATGTTGCAGCATTATTCCATGACTTTGATCCACAAAAAAGTGTAGATAAACCGCATGAAGAAAGTGTTTTAAAATTTATTTCAATGGATAGAAAACTCCGTCAATTAATTAACGATGCAAAAATAGATTTAGAAATTATCAAAGTTTTGATTTTAAGAACAACATATCCTTGGAGTGGAAAATTAAAAGAGAATGCAGAAATTCAAATCAAACAATCTTTTGACAGTTCAGATTTAACAAGAAACAATCTTCCATATCAAGAACACATCATGGAGATGGGATGGTATCTATCAGTGGTAGATAGAATCAGTGGTTACGCATTAGGGGATTTTGCAAAAGCAATGGAAATGGCAAAAATGAATGCACATGCTTTAGCATGGAGACCATCACTAATTGTAAGAAGTGCAGTTGCATATTTTGAAGAATTACTAAACAAGGAAACAGATATGGCAAAAGGAATACTCAAGGTATTACCAAAAGAAATGAGGAAAAATTTCTTTGACACAGTGTTATCATTTATGAAAATTAGACAACAAGAAATCACCATTCAAGCAAATTATTCTTATGAAAATCTAAAGATGATTCCAACAATCGAATCAATGGCAACAAGAGAAGATCCCAAATTCATAAAAACACTATATGAAATATTTTTAGAATTACCAACTCCATTGCAATTTGAAAAAGAAAATTTTGAAAAATCTCTAAAAGATCCTCAAGTTATCATCAACACCCTAAGATTAAATGACAAAGATGGAGAAATCATAGGATTTTCTAAAGGTGGACCTTTAGAGAATTACAAATTACGTGAAGAAATTAGAGATGAAAATTACGGAATAGGAAATACAATATTTTTAGAGCCATTAGCACTGAAAATGGGCTATTGGGGACTAAAAGGAGGCAGTGAAATGCGTCACTTGTTCATCATGCAAGCAAATTCTATGAAATACAAATTCATGTCAAGTTTTGCATTACGAGATGTGATTAGAGCAAGGATAGACAAAGAACAAGCAGAATTTGTAACATTATTTGATCCTGAACGATGGGATTACTATAGAATCAAAGTATAG